The Dromaius novaehollandiae isolate bDroNov1 chromosome 5, bDroNov1.hap1, whole genome shotgun sequence genome window below encodes:
- the MUC15 gene encoding mucin-15 produces MTRVKPVSRGPRCSAVLSPALPYLTALVLCIPDKLTLSHLEYLHSSVPTRLTALRAIAVFRQVLAYIVELKGPIHNKTNFEVNTMQRSCGMVLFFLLARLQWTTNNIEGTTVSETNKEKSSITGANQALLQVTSYRSALLTTSAINLSILSHAALTTADGNVMKRAQRNNQTNNTSLRSTDGTVSFSNVTMVSEDGINNSATSFNRIPTSSATPTTKGDFSTVPRSAAAIPTDTPPTVAPSDISHSTHSAATLSGESSATNPAPSPPGGPLTSSSAKHRTPTTDFGPLRQTTGPNQHFTNTSITSSNSKDTNGEKTNKGGVIFGVILGTILGSVLFGLIGYFICGKKSSESFSHRRLYDDTRSEPVLQLDNSLGPHDVSFGQMCYDKTSATDKAKEDNTGCPNEGIAMDNMTPSYPSE; encoded by the exons ATGACAAGGGTGAAGCCGGTCAGCCGAGGTCCCAGGTGCTCTGCGGTGTTGAGCCCAGCCCTGCCCTACCTCACCGCACTCGTACTGTGCATTCCTGACAAGTTGACGCTGTCACATTTAGAGTACCTGCATTCAAGTGTTCCCACCAGACTAACTGCACTCCGTGCCATAGCAGTATTTCGACAGGTACTTGCATATATTGTAGAGCTCAAAG GTCCTATACATAACAAAACAAACTTTGAAGTCAATACCATGCAACGCTCCTGTggaatggttttgttttttctgctagCAAGGCTGCAGTGGACTACAAACAATATTGAGGGCACAACAGTAAGTgaaacaaataaggaaaaaagctcAATTACAGGTGCCAATCAGGCTCTGCTCCAAGTAACTTCATACAGATCTGCTCTGCTTACGACTAGTGCCATAAATCTTTCCATTCTAAGTCACGCTGCACTAACAACTGCTGATGGAAATGTAATGAAAAGAGCACAGagaaacaatcaaacaaacaatACATCTCTGAGATCCACCGATGGCACCGtttcattttcaaatgtcacTATGGTATCAGAAGATGGAATAAATAACTCTGCCACCAGCTTCAACAGAATCCCAACATCTTCAGCAACGCCTACAACAAAGGGTGACTTTTCCACAGTGCCCAGAAGTGCTGCTGCTATTCCCACGGATACGCCGCCCACAGTGGCACCCAGCGACATCTCCCACAGCACCCACTCTGCCGCGACGCTCTCCGGGGAGAGCTCTGCCACAAACCCTGCACCATCGCCTCCTGGCGGCCCACTGACGTCGTCCTCTGCGAAGCACCGCACTCCGACGACAGACTTCGGTCCATTGCGGCAGACAACAGGGCCGAACCAACATTTTACCAACACCTCTATTACATCATCTAATTCAAAAGATACCAATGGAG AGAAAACCAACAAAGGAGGAGTAATATTTGGTGTCATTTTAGGAACCATTTTGGGATCTGTGTTATTTGGTCTGATTGGATATTTCATCTGTGGGAAGAAAAGTTCTGAATCATTTTCCCACAGACGACTTTATGATGATACAAGAAGTGAACCAG TTCTGCAGTTAGACAACTCACTTGGACCACACGATGTGAGCTTTGGACAGATGTGTTACGACAAAACCAGCGCGACAGACAAGGCAAAGGAAGACAACACAGGGTGCCCGAATGAAGGCATTGCAATGGATAACATGACGCCATCCTACCCCTCAGAATGA